One Pseudoclavibacter endophyticus DNA segment encodes these proteins:
- a CDS encoding pyridoxal phosphate-dependent aminotransferase: MGILASPLSPRITAIAESATLKVDSKAKALKADGRPIISYAAGEPDFPTPQYVLNAALEATGDPRNHRYTAAAGLPELRDAIATKTRRDSGIDVPANRILVTNGGKQSVFQAINTVIGEGDELLLPAPYWTTYPEVVRVAGGTTVPVFAGADQGYKVTVEQLEAARTPRTKALLFCSPSNPTGAVYSYDETKAIGEWAESYGLWVISDEIYQNLTYGGVRATSIVEAVPTLDDQCILVNGVAKSFAMTGWRVGWMVGPREAIKAATNLQTHLTGNVNNIAQRAAVAALTGPATEAEAMRVAFDRRRQLMVQELSQVPGFVVPVPEGAFYVYADVTALLGREYGGRRIDTSLELADYLLEAAEVAVVPGEAFGPSGYVRLSYALGDDELVEGIQRMKRVFADVES, encoded by the coding sequence ATGGGAATCCTCGCTAGCCCACTGTCCCCGCGCATCACGGCGATCGCCGAATCCGCCACGCTGAAAGTCGACTCCAAGGCCAAGGCGCTCAAGGCCGACGGCCGCCCGATCATCAGCTACGCCGCGGGCGAGCCCGACTTCCCCACGCCCCAGTACGTGCTCAATGCGGCACTCGAGGCGACGGGCGACCCCCGCAACCACCGCTACACCGCGGCCGCAGGCCTGCCCGAGCTGCGCGACGCCATCGCCACCAAGACGCGACGCGACTCGGGCATCGACGTGCCCGCCAACCGCATCCTCGTGACCAACGGCGGCAAGCAGTCGGTCTTCCAGGCCATCAACACCGTCATCGGCGAGGGCGACGAACTCCTGCTTCCCGCCCCGTACTGGACCACGTATCCCGAGGTCGTTCGCGTCGCCGGCGGCACGACGGTTCCGGTGTTCGCCGGCGCCGACCAGGGCTACAAGGTCACGGTCGAGCAGCTCGAGGCCGCTCGCACGCCCCGCACGAAGGCGCTGCTGTTCTGCTCGCCGAGCAACCCGACCGGTGCCGTGTACAGCTACGACGAGACGAAGGCGATCGGCGAGTGGGCCGAGTCGTACGGGCTGTGGGTGATCTCGGACGAGATCTACCAGAACCTCACCTACGGGGGCGTCAGGGCCACGTCCATCGTCGAGGCCGTGCCGACCCTCGACGACCAGTGCATTCTCGTCAACGGCGTCGCGAAGTCGTTCGCAATGACCGGCTGGCGCGTCGGCTGGATGGTCGGGCCCCGCGAAGCCATCAAGGCCGCGACCAATCTGCAGACGCACCTCACGGGCAACGTCAACAACATCGCCCAGCGCGCGGCCGTCGCGGCGCTCACGGGCCCCGCGACGGAAGCCGAAGCGATGCGAGTGGCATTCGACCGCCGTCGTCAACTCATGGTGCAGGAGCTCTCACAGGTGCCCGGCTTCGTCGTGCCCGTGCCAGAGGGGGCGTTCTACGTCTACGCCGACGTCACGGCGCTGCTCGGCCGCGAGTACGGCGGGCGCCGCATCGACACGAGCCTCGAGCTCGCCGACTACCTGCTCGAAGCCGCAGAGGTGGCCGTCGTTCCCGGCGAGGCCTTCGGCCCGTCGGGCTACGTTCGACTCAGCTACGCGCTCGGCGACGACGAGCTCGTCGAGGGCATCCAGCGCATGAAGCGCGTCTTCGCCGACGTCGAGAGCTGA
- the rplJ gene encoding 50S ribosomal protein L10 produces the protein MADKEATIAELATQFESSTAVLLTEYRGLTVAQLKQLRDGIREHANYAVVKNTLTKIAANKAGISAFDDDLKGPTAVAFVHGDPVAVAKSLRAFAKDNPLLVIKGGYFDGNPLSPEEVNKLADLESRETMLGRLAGAFKASLYGAAYMFTAPASKAVRTVDALRDKQESAS, from the coding sequence ATGGCGGACAAGGAGGCGACGATCGCCGAGCTCGCGACACAGTTCGAGAGCTCGACCGCCGTTCTGCTGACCGAGTACCGCGGGCTCACCGTGGCGCAGCTCAAGCAGCTGCGCGACGGCATTCGTGAGCACGCGAACTATGCCGTGGTGAAGAACACGCTGACGAAGATCGCGGCCAACAAGGCCGGGATCTCGGCCTTCGACGACGACCTCAAGGGCCCGACCGCTGTGGCGTTCGTGCACGGAGACCCCGTCGCCGTGGCCAAGTCGCTGCGTGCCTTCGCCAAGGACAACCCTCTGCTGGTGATCAAGGGCGGGTACTTCGACGGTAACCCGCTCAGCCCGGAAGAGGTCAACAAGCTCGCCGACCTCGAGTCCCGCGAAACGATGCTCGGCAGGCTTGCCGGCGCGTTCAAGGCCTCGCTGTACGGCGCCGCATACATGTTCACCGCCCCCGCGTCGAAGGCCGTTCGTACGGTCGACGCGCTGCGCGACAAGCAGGAGTCCGCGTCCTAG
- a CDS encoding ABC transporter ATP-binding protein encodes MTEHSIAGGDSAPADDAIVVTGLGKRYGELTAVDDVSFTIARGEVFALLGPNGAGKTTTIELLEGFRVPSSGRVRVLGVDPARGDADWRARIGVVSQSSADIERFTCREILAHFASLYPRPRDVDEVLEAVGLTEKARTSVRKLSGGQQRRLDVALGIVGRPEVLFLDEPTTGFDPEARRQFWRLIERLRDEGTTILLTTHYLDEAEHLSDRVGVIARGRLIDLATVALLGGAEARTPIVRWTAANGERRAQRTETPGTLVASLVTAAGAEPDGLEIHRPTLEDIYLDLIHNAEDA; translated from the coding sequence ATGACTGAACACAGCATCGCCGGGGGCGACAGCGCCCCGGCCGACGACGCGATCGTCGTCACCGGCCTCGGTAAGCGGTACGGGGAGCTGACGGCCGTCGACGATGTGTCGTTCACGATCGCTCGAGGCGAGGTTTTCGCCCTCCTCGGGCCCAACGGCGCCGGGAAGACGACCACCATCGAGTTGCTCGAGGGGTTCCGAGTGCCGAGCTCGGGCCGCGTGCGCGTGCTCGGCGTCGACCCCGCGCGCGGTGACGCCGACTGGCGGGCCCGCATCGGCGTCGTCAGCCAATCGTCGGCCGACATCGAGCGGTTCACGTGCCGCGAGATCCTCGCGCACTTCGCGAGCCTGTACCCCCGCCCCCGAGACGTCGACGAGGTGCTCGAGGCGGTCGGGCTCACCGAGAAGGCGCGCACGAGCGTGCGCAAGCTCTCGGGCGGCCAGCAGCGCCGACTCGACGTTGCGCTCGGCATCGTGGGGCGGCCGGAGGTGCTCTTTCTCGACGAGCCGACGACGGGGTTCGACCCCGAAGCACGGCGACAGTTCTGGCGCCTGATCGAGCGGCTGCGCGACGAGGGCACCACGATCCTCCTGACGACGCACTACCTCGACGAGGCCGAGCACCTGAGCGACCGCGTCGGCGTCATCGCGCGCGGCCGGCTCATAGATCTGGCCACCGTCGCGCTGCTCGGCGGAGCCGAGGCCCGAACGCCCATCGTGCGCTGGACAGCGGCGAACGGGGAGCGGCGAGCGCAGCGGACCGAGACGCCGGGGACGCTCGTGGCTTCGCTCGTGACGGCGGCGGGCGCCGAGCCCGACGGGCTCGAGATACACCGCCCGACCCTCGAAGACATCTATCTCGATCTCATCCACAACGCAGAGGACGCCTGA
- the rplL gene encoding 50S ribosomal protein L7/L12, producing MAKLTTEELIEAFKELTLIELSEFVKKFEETFEVTAAAPVAVAGAAPAAAGGDEAAAEEEQTEFDVILESVGDKKIQVIKEVRALTSLGLGDAKALVDGAPKPVLEGVNKEAAEKAKEALEGAGATVNLK from the coding sequence ATGGCCAAGCTCACCACTGAAGAGCTCATCGAGGCGTTCAAGGAGCTCACGCTCATCGAGCTGTCGGAGTTCGTCAAGAAGTTCGAGGAGACCTTCGAGGTCACGGCTGCCGCCCCGGTCGCCGTTGCCGGTGCCGCGCCCGCCGCCGCGGGTGGCGACGAGGCGGCCGCCGAGGAGGAGCAGACCGAGTTCGACGTCATTCTCGAATCGGTCGGCGACAAGAAGATCCAGGTCATCAAGGAGGTGCGCGCGCTCACGTCGCTCGGTCTCGGTGACGCGAAGGCGCTCGTCGACGGTGCTCCCAAGCCCGTCCTCGAGGGTGTCAACAAGGAAGCCGCCGAAAAGGCCAAGGAGGCCCTCGAGGGCGCCGGCGCCACGGTGAACCTCAAGTAG
- a CDS encoding YqaJ viral recombinase family protein, whose product MVAFLPSFAVAGEVDREAMRPAALATYARPETKPHPSAHAALNRPAAQAAQPTLAPAPAGLAQSSPTAIGVAVWRPGRARPHDARVLADSAEREAWLRARVGGITATDAAKLATPNSVRQVVRDKLDPSGFSGNAFTEHGRQREPHIASWVLERHGIPACGLLYHAQRSLRHLATPDGLYADDERLLLAEIKTTGKPWKRIPRSYLRQVWWQQYVLGAERTLFVWEQHADFIVTEPEPRCVWIERDETEIERLVTLADLALAELDRCAVEF is encoded by the coding sequence ATGGTCGCGTTTCTCCCCTCGTTCGCCGTTGCGGGCGAGGTCGACCGGGAGGCGATGCGGCCGGCGGCACTCGCGACGTACGCACGCCCCGAGACGAAGCCGCATCCGTCGGCCCACGCGGCCCTGAACCGGCCGGCCGCGCAGGCCGCGCAGCCCACGCTCGCTCCCGCGCCCGCCGGGCTCGCCCAGTCGTCGCCGACCGCCATCGGCGTCGCGGTCTGGCGCCCGGGCCGCGCACGCCCGCACGACGCTCGAGTGCTCGCCGATTCGGCGGAACGCGAGGCGTGGCTGCGCGCCCGCGTCGGCGGCATCACGGCGACGGACGCAGCCAAGCTCGCAACCCCGAACTCCGTTCGCCAAGTGGTGCGCGACAAACTCGATCCTTCCGGCTTCTCGGGCAACGCATTCACGGAGCACGGGCGGCAGCGCGAGCCGCACATCGCGTCGTGGGTGCTCGAGCGCCACGGCATTCCCGCGTGCGGCCTCCTCTACCACGCGCAGCGATCGCTCCGTCACCTGGCGACGCCCGACGGCCTCTACGCCGACGACGAGCGCCTCCTGCTCGCCGAGATCAAGACGACCGGCAAGCCGTGGAAGCGCATCCCCCGCTCGTACCTGCGGCAGGTGTGGTGGCAGCAGTATGTGCTCGGCGCCGAGCGCACGCTGTTCGTGTGGGAGCAGCACGCCGACTTCATCGTGACCGAGCCCGAACCGCGCTGCGTATGGATCGAGCGCGACGAGACCGAGATCGAGAGGCTCGTCACGCTCGCCGATCTCGCCCTCGCCGAACTCGACCGCTGCGCCGTCGAGTTCTGA
- a CDS encoding NADP-dependent oxidoreductase, which produces MTQHDAAALRPSSDRMRASVITAIGGPEVVQPGDVPVPDVMNSDTLVRVKAAGVNPIDGKMRSGKGNMLTDRVPCVIGGEFAGVVVQASYELAPFQPGDEVWGVLLTPRYPGAHAEYVACPFMSMARKPSNLSFIEAGAVPLAVLTAWAAVIDAGRVHTGQRVLIHAGAGGVGHFTVQLAHYYGAHVIATASERNHDLLRDLGADEAVDYSAGPFESALDEPVDVVVDLIGNAKGDRTGSRSLDARVLRDGGTYLCVPTGAFPEMHDEVAEHDRGLVASGIKLSPDGRTLETVTQLFEQGDLRVELERVFPLAEAGAAQAMVDGGHVRGKVVLDIDAERNGGS; this is translated from the coding sequence ATGACCCAGCACGACGCAGCAGCCCTCCGCCCGTCATCTGACCGGATGCGCGCATCCGTCATCACCGCCATCGGCGGGCCCGAGGTGGTGCAGCCGGGAGACGTTCCCGTGCCCGACGTCATGAACAGCGACACGCTCGTGCGCGTCAAGGCCGCGGGGGTGAACCCGATCGACGGCAAGATGCGGTCGGGCAAGGGCAACATGCTCACGGATCGCGTTCCGTGCGTGATCGGTGGCGAGTTCGCCGGCGTGGTCGTGCAGGCCTCCTACGAGCTCGCACCGTTCCAGCCGGGCGACGAGGTGTGGGGTGTCCTCCTGACGCCGCGCTACCCGGGCGCGCACGCCGAGTACGTCGCCTGCCCCTTCATGAGCATGGCGCGCAAGCCCTCGAACCTGTCGTTCATCGAGGCCGGGGCCGTGCCCCTCGCCGTGCTGACGGCCTGGGCCGCCGTGATCGACGCCGGCCGGGTGCACACGGGCCAGCGCGTGCTCATCCACGCCGGGGCAGGCGGTGTCGGCCATTTCACCGTGCAGCTCGCTCACTACTACGGCGCGCACGTGATCGCCACGGCGTCCGAGCGCAACCACGACCTGCTGCGCGACCTCGGCGCCGACGAGGCCGTCGACTACTCGGCTGGCCCGTTCGAGTCGGCGCTGGACGAGCCGGTCGACGTCGTCGTCGACCTCATCGGCAACGCGAAGGGCGACCGCACGGGTTCACGGTCGCTCGATGCCCGGGTGCTGCGCGACGGCGGCACCTACCTTTGCGTGCCGACGGGGGCCTTCCCGGAGATGCACGACGAGGTGGCCGAGCACGACCGCGGCCTCGTGGCCTCCGGCATCAAGCTCTCGCCAGATGGGCGCACGCTCGAGACCGTCACGCAGTTGTTCGAGCAGGGCGACCTGCGCGTCGAGCTCGAGCGCGTGTTCCCACTCGCCGAGGCGGGCGCCGCGCAGGCGATGGTCGACGGCGGCCACGTGCGCGGCAAGGTGGTGCTCGACATCGACGCGGAGCGCAACGGCGGCTCCTGA
- a CDS encoding 1-phosphofructokinase family hexose kinase — MPSVVTLTPAPVIDRTYFVERFDEGKVNRATDQVEFLSGKGLNVSRTLHLAGVATSAVLPIGKEDEHLLFRTPNPQLLRILRVPGRIRVNTQILEPSGRTTNINQKAVPIPADDWDEVVQMTIRELRALAADWLVVSGSVPRMAETGEHLDFDRLFAETRRLGTRIALDTSGSSLARLARSEHINLIKPNADELATLVDRHLHTVGDVLEAAHEVIERNGLEVALVSLGGDGAVAVTARETLWGHATAPRVVNTTGAGDATLAGFVGSSIQGPGRTGGRADFSELPRLTVKRALGAAVTYGALAVSVPTTIMDSLDDAPTPVVEAPDPERELSEPTKVFDVK, encoded by the coding sequence ATGCCCTCCGTCGTCACCCTCACGCCCGCACCCGTCATCGATCGCACGTACTTCGTCGAGCGATTCGACGAGGGCAAGGTCAACCGCGCCACCGATCAGGTCGAGTTCCTCAGCGGTAAGGGCCTCAACGTTTCCCGCACGCTGCACCTCGCCGGCGTCGCCACGAGCGCCGTGCTGCCGATCGGCAAGGAGGACGAGCATCTGCTCTTCCGCACCCCGAACCCGCAGTTGCTGCGCATCCTGCGCGTTCCCGGTCGCATCCGCGTCAACACGCAGATCCTCGAACCGAGCGGGCGCACCACCAACATCAACCAGAAGGCCGTGCCGATTCCCGCGGACGACTGGGATGAGGTCGTGCAGATGACAATCCGCGAGCTGCGGGCGCTCGCCGCCGACTGGCTCGTCGTGTCCGGCTCGGTGCCGAGGATGGCCGAGACGGGAGAGCACCTCGACTTCGACCGCCTGTTCGCCGAGACTCGTCGGCTCGGCACGCGCATCGCCCTCGACACGTCGGGGTCCTCGCTCGCCCGCCTCGCACGCAGCGAGCACATCAATCTCATCAAGCCCAACGCCGACGAGCTCGCGACGCTCGTGGACCGTCACCTGCACACGGTCGGCGACGTGCTCGAGGCCGCGCACGAGGTGATCGAGCGCAACGGCCTGGAGGTCGCCCTCGTCTCGCTCGGGGGTGACGGCGCGGTCGCTGTCACCGCACGCGAGACGCTCTGGGGCCATGCGACGGCGCCGCGGGTGGTCAACACGACCGGCGCCGGCGACGCGACGCTCGCCGGCTTCGTCGGATCGTCGATTCAGGGGCCCGGCCGGACGGGCGGCCGGGCCGACTTCTCGGAGCTTCCCCGGCTCACGGTGAAGCGCGCGCTCGGGGCCGCCGTCACCTACGGGGCCCTCGCCGTCTCGGTCCCGACGACGATCATGGACTCGCTCGATGACGCGCCGACGCCCGTGGTCGAGGCGCCCGACCCCGAGCGCGAGCTCAGCGAGCCGACGAAGGTCTTCGACGTCAAGTGA
- the nusG gene encoding transcription termination/antitermination protein NusG, with protein MSDQNAADHNGLFDTALEQDSEVAEAQEGDRDPDAVAEDLDSVLEGEGELVSDDEADDGEGADIADPEVDSLVTDVLDVDSPEEADAAAAATSDEASEQDPENDPYEAFKKELRMKPGKWYVIHTYAGFERRVKVNLMQRTESMNMSDFIYQVEVPMEDVVEIKNGQRKMVTRVRIPGYVLVRMMLNEDSWSVVRHTPGVTGFVGNAHNPTPLRFNEAFEMLKSLVEIEPGTAAAAPTAEGGAPRTPVAEIDFEIGETITIKEGSFAGLTGTINEIKPESGKLTVLVSLFERETPVELSFDQVTKL; from the coding sequence GTGTCTGACCAGAACGCCGCCGACCACAACGGCCTGTTCGACACTGCGCTCGAACAAGACTCAGAGGTCGCCGAGGCGCAGGAGGGCGATCGTGACCCCGACGCCGTCGCAGAAGACCTCGACAGTGTGCTCGAGGGCGAAGGCGAGCTCGTGAGCGACGACGAGGCCGACGACGGCGAGGGCGCCGACATCGCCGACCCGGAGGTCGACTCGCTCGTGACCGACGTGCTTGATGTCGACAGCCCCGAAGAGGCCGACGCCGCGGCCGCCGCGACGAGCGACGAGGCGTCGGAGCAGGACCCGGAGAACGACCCCTACGAGGCGTTCAAGAAGGAACTGCGCATGAAGCCCGGCAAGTGGTACGTGATTCACACGTACGCCGGGTTCGAGCGCCGCGTGAAGGTGAACCTCATGCAGCGCACCGAGTCGATGAACATGAGCGACTTCATCTATCAGGTCGAAGTGCCCATGGAAGATGTCGTCGAGATCAAGAACGGCCAGCGCAAGATGGTCACCCGCGTGCGCATCCCCGGCTACGTGCTCGTGCGCATGATGCTCAACGAAGACTCGTGGTCGGTCGTGCGCCACACGCCAGGCGTGACGGGCTTCGTCGGCAACGCCCACAACCCCACGCCGTTGCGCTTCAACGAAGCATTTGAGATGCTGAAGAGTCTGGTCGAAATCGAGCCCGGCACGGCCGCAGCCGCGCCGACCGCCGAGGGCGGCGCACCGCGCACCCCCGTCGCCGAGATCGACTTCGAGATCGGCGAGACGATCACCATCAAAGAGGGCTCGTTCGCGGGCCTCACCGGCACGATCAACGAGATCAAGCCCGAGAGCGGCAAGCTCACGGTGCTCGTGTCGCTGTTCGAGCGCGAGACGCCCGTCGAGCTGTCGTTCGACCAGGTCACCAAGTTGTAG
- the rplA gene encoding 50S ribosomal protein L1 — protein MAKKSKAYRNAADKLEPGKQYSIGEAVVLARETGSSKFNSTVEVALRLGVDPRKADQMVRGTVNLPHGTGKTARVIVFANGANAEAAMAAGADEVGSDELIARVADGWTDFDAAVATPDMMGKVGRLGKVLGPRGLMPNPKTGTVTTDPAKAVTEIKGGKIEFRVDKHSNVHFIVGKAGFTTEQLEQNLRAALDEVVRLRPSSAKGRYLEKAVVSTTFGPGIPVDVSGM, from the coding sequence ATGGCAAAGAAGTCCAAGGCGTACCGCAACGCCGCCGACAAGCTCGAGCCGGGCAAGCAGTACTCGATCGGCGAGGCCGTCGTACTCGCGCGCGAGACCGGCTCTTCGAAGTTCAACAGCACGGTCGAGGTGGCGCTTCGTCTCGGCGTCGACCCGCGCAAGGCCGACCAGATGGTGCGCGGCACGGTCAACCTGCCTCACGGCACGGGGAAGACGGCCCGCGTCATCGTCTTCGCCAACGGCGCGAACGCCGAGGCCGCGATGGCCGCCGGCGCCGACGAGGTGGGCAGCGACGAGCTCATCGCCCGCGTCGCCGACGGCTGGACCGATTTCGACGCTGCCGTTGCGACGCCCGACATGATGGGCAAGGTCGGCCGGCTCGGGAAGGTGCTCGGCCCCCGCGGCCTCATGCCCAACCCGAAGACCGGCACCGTCACGACCGATCCGGCGAAGGCCGTGACCGAGATCAAGGGCGGCAAGATCGAGTTCCGCGTCGACAAGCACTCGAACGTGCACTTCATCGTCGGCAAGGCGGGCTTCACGACGGAGCAGCTCGAGCAGAACCTGCGCGCCGCGCTCGACGAGGTCGTTCGTCTCCGGCCGTCGAGCGCGAAGGGCCGCTACCTCGAGAAGGCCGTCGTCTCGACGACCTTCGGCCCCGGCATCCCCGTCGACGTCTCGGGCATGTAG
- a CDS encoding polysaccharide deacetylase family protein: MSHPQRRRPVTALGISLVTVCGLLSGCAPAPDPEWEPRPPLAEIVVDQATNTIDPASLPGATGHRLRAEDPNVAARWTALPGSTAFNTRIQDEVRAAIGAFAEANGSAPYAPRAQPEGAGFDDRGCVPGSSALSAAELLIDPRFAAADPSSPGLVVVCDVVLAAGAIVGERLRMVEGTEDEVTTDRTVTVISDTSTGETGTVADLLTADAGPALWRAAVLAARHHAGALWDVEVSTPDADVLEAFLESLTALSLDPAGGLTATAPNGVSAPELEGLEHREAAAEPFSFRVPSDEALGVIAPLGARAIEAAAGDADYSGPAPVAAGAEAYDCTLVACVALTYDDGPDSTLPELLGHLRDAHAAATFFVLGNKVNGAAAELQAVVADGNEIGNHSQTHIDFSTVPVPTPPAPAPTPGPAGTPAPAPAPYVPGADLETMRAEIASCTSAIEAVTGVTPSLFRPPYGAYDHRIFEATSMPVILWDVDTLDWELPGVDVVVDRAVGDSVAGSIVLLHSTHQSSIDATPGVLAGFADRGLQVVTVTQLFNGDVPGGAIRGGDGF, translated from the coding sequence GTGAGCCATCCGCAGCGGCGCCGGCCGGTCACGGCGCTCGGCATCTCGCTGGTCACCGTCTGCGGGCTGCTGTCCGGCTGCGCACCCGCGCCCGACCCGGAGTGGGAACCCCGGCCGCCCCTCGCCGAGATCGTCGTCGACCAGGCCACGAACACGATCGACCCGGCGTCGTTGCCCGGTGCGACGGGACACCGCCTCCGCGCCGAGGATCCCAACGTGGCTGCCCGTTGGACCGCGCTTCCGGGATCGACGGCCTTCAACACGCGCATCCAAGATGAGGTGCGTGCGGCTATCGGCGCATTCGCCGAGGCCAATGGCTCAGCGCCCTACGCGCCCCGCGCTCAGCCGGAGGGGGCCGGGTTCGATGACCGCGGGTGCGTGCCCGGGTCGAGCGCGCTGAGCGCAGCCGAACTCCTCATCGATCCCCGCTTCGCCGCCGCCGACCCGTCGTCGCCCGGCCTCGTGGTGGTGTGCGACGTGGTGCTCGCAGCGGGCGCGATCGTCGGCGAGCGGCTCCGCATGGTCGAGGGTACGGAGGATGAGGTGACGACCGATCGCACCGTCACCGTGATCAGCGACACGTCGACGGGCGAGACCGGCACCGTCGCCGACCTGTTGACAGCGGATGCCGGACCGGCGCTGTGGCGCGCCGCGGTCCTGGCCGCGCGGCACCACGCCGGGGCGCTCTGGGACGTCGAAGTTTCGACGCCCGATGCTGACGTACTCGAGGCGTTCCTCGAATCGCTCACCGCGCTCAGCCTTGACCCCGCCGGCGGACTCACGGCGACCGCGCCGAACGGCGTCTCCGCCCCCGAGCTCGAGGGCCTCGAGCATCGGGAGGCCGCTGCCGAACCATTCTCGTTCCGCGTGCCAAGCGATGAGGCGCTCGGCGTCATCGCCCCGCTTGGGGCGCGCGCCATCGAGGCGGCTGCTGGCGACGCCGACTACTCGGGGCCCGCGCCGGTCGCCGCCGGCGCCGAGGCGTACGACTGCACGCTCGTGGCCTGTGTCGCGCTGACCTACGACGACGGTCCCGACTCGACGCTGCCAGAACTGCTCGGTCACCTTCGCGACGCGCATGCCGCTGCCACGTTCTTCGTGCTCGGGAACAAGGTCAACGGCGCCGCGGCTGAGTTGCAGGCCGTGGTCGCCGACGGCAATGAGATCGGCAACCACAGCCAGACCCACATCGACTTCTCGACCGTTCCCGTTCCAACGCCACCGGCTCCCGCCCCAACCCCCGGGCCCGCCGGGACGCCGGCTCCCGCGCCGGCCCCGTACGTCCCCGGCGCCGACCTCGAAACCATGCGCGCCGAGATCGCCTCGTGCACCTCGGCCATCGAGGCTGTGACGGGCGTGACGCCGAGCCTGTTTCGGCCGCCGTACGGTGCGTACGACCACCGCATCTTCGAGGCCACCTCGATGCCCGTCATTCTGTGGGACGTCGACACCCTCGACTGGGAACTGCCAGGCGTCGACGTCGTCGTTGATCGGGCGGTGGGCGACAGCGTCGCCGGGTCGATCGTGTTGTTGCACTCGACGCACCAGTCGTCCATCGACGCGACCCCCGGCGTGCTCGCGGGCTTCGCGGACCGCGGGCTGCAGGTCGTCACGGTCACGCAGCTTTTCAACGGCGACGTGCCGGGAGGGGCGATCCGAGGTGGGGACGGGTTCTAG
- the rplK gene encoding 50S ribosomal protein L11: MAPKKKVSGLIKLQIQAGAANPAPPIGPALGQHGVNIMEFCKAYNAATETQRGNVVPVEITVYEDRSFTFVLKTPPAAELIKKAAGVKKGSSTPHTDKVAKITMDQVREIAETKKTDLNANDVDQAAKIIAGTARSMGITVEG; encoded by the coding sequence ATGGCTCCCAAGAAGAAGGTCTCGGGTCTGATCAAGCTGCAGATCCAGGCTGGCGCCGCCAACCCAGCGCCGCCGATCGGCCCCGCGCTCGGTCAGCACGGCGTCAACATCATGGAGTTCTGCAAGGCGTACAACGCGGCGACTGAGACGCAGCGTGGCAACGTCGTGCCGGTCGAGATCACCGTGTACGAGGACCGTTCGTTCACGTTCGTCCTCAAGACCCCGCCCGCCGCAGAGCTCATCAAGAAAGCCGCCGGTGTGAAGAAGGGCTCCTCGACGCCCCACACCGACAAGGTCGCCAAGATCACGATGGACCAGGTGCGCGAGATCGCCGAGACCAAGAAGACCGATCTCAACGCGAACGACGTCGACCAGGCCGCGAAGATCATCGCCGGCACCGCCCGTTCGATGGGCATCACGGTCGAGGGCTAG